GTACTATTTTTCTTGCTATGCATATTTGCTgatttcttgtctgttttgatCAGGGAGTCTTTATCATGTGTTTATGATAGTATGTTCATAGATTTCTTATATGCGATAGGGACTGTTGGTAGAAAAAACGAATgggtttttctctttaaaatgttggAAAGAGAATTCTGTGCAAGTAGAAAAGTTGATCTGATCTTGACAGAATTATGTTATTCTCTGGGAATAGTTTGTATTTCACTTGTGCTCCATTGTAGATACCTCATTTAAAAGAAGTTGAATGGTATCTGTACAGTCTAGCTTTGCTATCAAGCCATTGTGATATAGCTGGGGAGACAATTCACCAACACCTGCACACTGTGTCCCATATAGGGATGTCTGATTGGCTACAGTGActttttagaatatttaaatacattgttaaaatttaataatttgttgCAGCACTGTTACTAATTTGCTGTCAGTTGATTTATAGAACAGgttgtttctttgaaattagTGATAAATTGcttgttaataaataaaatgcctgCAAAAGATCATTAGGATAATTTTGAGAAGAATTTGTAAAACACCTGTGATGCTAATATTGCTATTTTCACTGCAAATCTTATCATTTTCTCCCCACCCcgcctgttttctctttttttttttttttttttggtgtatgtAGTGGTATTGTTTTTAGGGAAACAGTGCCAGGTACTTAGCAGACATCTGTCTTGAAAAGCTTGCAGTATAATAACCCAGAGCAAACTCTTTCAGAGAACTGCAGAATACACCTGATGCTGTCCCTGATAGTGGAATCGAACCCCCTCCTCTTGACACAGCTTGGGTTGAAGCTACGCGCAAAAAAGCTCTTCTTAAACTGGAGAAACTCGACACAGATTTGAAAAATTACAAAGGGAACTCCATCAAGGAGAGTATCAGGTGAGATGCAGAAGGCTCTGTTGGAGCAAGGAAGAGCATTTTGCTCCTCCAGGCACAGGATGTCAACTGCATTCAGTGCCTTAGGTCAGTGTACTGAGTTACTTGTTTGGCACAAACTGACTCtgtcccctttttttccctgcacttTGTGAGAACACAGTTCATTAGTATTGTAATTCCTGTGCTCCAGGAGAGGCCATGATGACTTAGGTGATCATTACCTTGACTGTGGGGACCTCAGCAATGCTCTCAAGTGTTACTCACGAGCCCGTGATTACTGCACCAGCGCTAAACATGTTATCAACATGTGTCTCAATGTCATCAAGGTAGGAAGGCCAGCAGGGATTGGTACTTGGTGTCTTTCTGACATCTGCTCTGAAGTCTGCCTGTACTTTGCTCTGGTTACAGCTCTTGTGTCTACAATTATATTGTTTATTGAAGTAAGACCATTTAGTCATGGCTCTCTACACTGTTCATGGCTCTCTGCAGGTTAGTGTCTACCTCCAGAATTGGTCTCATGTTCTGAGCTATGTAAGCAAGGCTGAGTCTACGCCAGAAATTGCAGAAGTAAggtcctgttttttttaatatgcatgaattttccttttgttttctgtctctaaaaTTTGTAtaacaatttcttcctttcctcctttatGAATTGCTTCCTCTAAGACTCCCTTCATCTTACAGTCTATTCTTACTCTAGTCCAGCCACTTTCTGACTCCATTTGAGGTTCATTGTTGCCTATCTTCCACAATTTGCATGTCAGAAATCTGACTTATGGTAAAACTGAGAGACTTCCCATCCTCAGTTCTTTCCATAATTCCCAAGACAGATAGGGTgacattattttgttgttgagATTTGCAAATTAATTATTAGGATGAAATATCCCAAGGACAGTtgtaaacaaaatgattttcataCTGTTTGCTCACTACTGCTTTTTCTCATCCTTTagcaaagaggagagagagacagcCAGACACAAGCAATTCTCACCAAACTGAAATGTGCAGCAGGTGAGTGAATCCTTCAGCTTCTTGTATTTTGCATGCCTGGTTTTCTGCCTCTTAGGTATCCATAGGGCTCTTTGACAGTAGAATgtgcttgattatttttttccctctctttgaTTTAAcaaactttgtattttctcaccagaaatgcaaaatttaataAAGCTGATGAGACAGAATTCTCATCAATATAGTTTAAAGGATGCCCGTACTGTCCAAGAGTCATGCTTCACTTCAATAGTGAAGGCACTAGCAACTGTGTGGGGGCCTGTTCTACTCCCTAGGTTTTACAACTTCTAATCTGTGTGCTGTCATAAACATAAAGGAGTcgctttttctgtttcctaggCTTGGCTGAATTAGCTGCTCGGAAGTACAAACAGGCAGCAAAGTGCTTCTTGTTGGCATCATTTGATCACTGTGATTTCCCAGAGGTGAGGACCAAGAGGGAGCTGTATGCAGGGCTTGTAGGGGACATAATTCTTCTAAGTATTAGTTTGTAAAACTCAGATGCTGTAGTTATCCTCACAGCACTCCTGTGTGGTTTGATGTTACTGTGAATcatgttttacaaaaataaatctctgttcTTGAGTTCTCTAAATGATCTATTTAGATCACATACCTGTTCTCTGTGAGATTTGTGTACCTGTGTAGCTAAGTCAAAAGGCTGGCTGTTGTAATTGGCTTTTGCTCTTAGCAGCGTACAGTCACTCCTCATACTCTGGGTGAACATCTGAGAGCATGCTGAGTTGTTCTACTGCATTTGACAAAGACTAATCTTGTCACCCGGTGAGGGAAATGCCTGGAGTAGAATACTTAATTCCAGCCTTCTGCCATTTCATTAGTCAATGACAGTGTTCCCGTTCAGAGtgtgctctctctcttttgctaGCTGTTATCTCCTAGCAATGTGGCTGTGTATGGTGGTCTGTGTGCCCTCGCTACCTTTGACCGTCAGGAACTGCAACGAAATGTCATCTCCAGCAGGTAAGTGATGCCTTGTGAGGAGTTTGTATGCTACTGTACATCTTTTGGGAAATGACACTTTGGTTGAGAATGGATTCTGGTAGGAGTAGTAGCTTTCtcatacaggaaagaaagaattgcTGAGCCTTGGTTTTGCTTTAGCATTAGGTGAGATTTCACTATCAAAACACAGTGGTTAATCACAGCTGAAGTTTTTGTAGTATAACAGAAGCTTCCAACCTAGGTTAAATCTAACATCTGTGTAACCCTATTTTCAATTTCTATTAGTGACCCGTATCAGATACTCAGTCAGAATGATAGAGCTCTATAGAAGGCAGCTGTAAGATAATTTGACTTTGTGTTATGACTTGTAGTGTATGTTAATTGTATTACTAACAGTTATTAAATTGTACTATAGCTTAAAATGTAGTCTAACTGTGACAGATGCAAGGTTAAGAGAATTACaggctttgggaaaaaatagtCATTCAATTTGTGATGCACAAATAACCATGATACTGAATTCCTGACAGCTACAGGTATGGAAGCGCTAATTTTAATGTGACATGGAAAAAGGGTTATTAGCCTGACTTTTTTTATTGTCTGATTCATAGGTTGAGGTCAGTGTTCAAAAATTTGGGATGGAGAATTGGGAGAGCACTGAGAAACAATGTGCATCTTGAAGGTCTCCCACACTTAGTTATGTACGGCATGCTGTACTAGTGAAGGCTGTGCTTTGAAAAGGATCACAAAACTGGCTAGCACAGAGTACAGTACACACACGGGTGTATGGGTGTTGCCTATGTTTTCTGGTTATATATCTTGATTCTGACCTAATCCCACCTATTccaatgtttttcttgctttatgtGAACAAACACTTCTACTACTTAGTTTGCCAAAAGTCTTTTGATTCCCTTTACCAGAGCTCTGATGCTATGATGCATCTTTCTGTCTTccaggctcccagccctgctgaaaaTGGGCTCTCTGGCCTGTTAGGGAGTAAATTCTTGGAATTTCCAGATGATAGTGGGTTTTTGTAAACCTGCAGTTTGGAATGATGAGGTTGTGGGGTGTTTAAGTGGTGGGTTTCAAGGTCTGATCACTGCCATGTTTATCTGTAGTTCCTTCAAGTTGTTTCTGGAGCTGGAGCCACAGGTTCGTGACATCATCTTCAAGTTTTATGAATCTAAATATGCTTCATGCCTGAAGATGCTGGATGAGATGAAGGTGAGTTACAGGGGAGCAGTGCAGGAACAAAGAGTTTCCTAAGAGTTTCCTTCCCCTAGCCTTTTGTGAGAAGCGGTGACTATTAAGAGTAGCTGAGTGTTCCATGTTCACTTCTTCTGTGGTGTCTTCTACCTCTTGACATGATCAAAATTAGGACTAGTTTaggagcagagagagaggagaaattttatatatatatatatgtgtgtgtgtgtgcatatatataaaatatgagTTTTATTCATTCTTGTTTTATAGTGTTGTCTTGCAGTAGTGGATATTAATATTCTTAAGGCTTAAGTATACggatatatattttaaagaacatagaaataatatatttttccaggCTGTCTCTCAgcttctgatgtattttttgCACAGGACAACCTGCTGCTGGATATGTACCTTGCACCTCATGTCAGGACACTTTATACTCAGATTCGAAATCGTGCCCTTATTCAGGTAATTGTTCCTTTAATCCTGAGAGGTAGATGGACAGTGAGATAGGCTATCTCTTTGTAGTTGTTTTTCCCATGGTGTTTCAGAGGATGGGGGAGTACCCTTGTCAACTGAATATCTTCTTGTTCCCAGTACTTCAGCCCCTATGTGTCGGCAGATATGCACAAGATGGCTACTGCTTTTAATACCACGGTGGCTGCTCTGGAAGATGAACTTACTCAGCTGATCCTGGAGGGACTGATCAATGCCAGAATAGACTCTCACAGTAAGGTGAGTGCGTCTGAGCCACAGATTATGGACTGAATAGCTGTACTAAGGTTTAAAACCCAGACTCTACAGTACCCCAGCTTTGTTCCCTTGGGCAGAAGGGGCTTCTTGCTGTGAAACCGTGTCATAGCTCCTGCTTAGAGTTTTCTGTACTGGTTACAGATTCTTTATGCTCGAGATGTTGACCAGCGCAGCACAACTTTTGAGAAGTCTTTACTAATGGGCAAAGAGTTTCAGCGACGTGCCAAAGCTATGATCCTACGAGCTGCAGTCCTGCGCAACCAGATACATGTCAAGGTATGGGCTTATTAAATGTGGACTTAAAGGCagcattatgatttttttccccccagaaacTGTGTAAGTTGGTGATTTGAAGATTCTGGAGAAGAATGGATTTACTGTCATCATGAATGGACAAATTCTTATCAtatcaaatacaaaatacagaaggaatAAGAGTTTCTAGACAGTACACCGAATTTCTTGTACAATGCAAAATGTCCTTTGAAGTTAATATGCTCAAGTCGATGCTGGCTAATTCATTCTGACTAATTCTTGACACAGATCTTTTATCttaccaaaacaaagaaacttgaaataacttttttagTAGAGCAAATAAGAAATGCATGAACTGTTTGGAGTATTCCTTCAAGGATCCAAAGAATGCCCATAGGGAGGATAGGCCATCTGCCACAGAATATGTTAAATTCTGTAGCATATTCATCTCTGTGATAACTAAGTGTCAGATATGATTCAGCTTCTGCATCCAACAGTACTTTGTACTTGGTAAACAAAGAGTGGTTTAAAACTTCTGGTTTGACTTGTATAGGAACAGTTCTTGTGAACTTTAACTGTCGAAATTGTAAACACAAAGCTTTTTCAAATCCATCATTATTTATGAGCTGGGTATATGCTCTCCTGCTTTTATCCTGCTTTGCTTCACCTGTGGTTTGTTTGGTCTCTTTGGAAGCACTCTGCAGGATATTTACACATCACTaactaggattttttttgttgttgttgcagtcTCCTCCAAGAGAAGGTAGCCAAGGGGAGCTTACTCCAGCTAACAGCCAGTCCAGAATGAgcaccaacatgtgaaaaaCTTCATTCACTACCAAAAGAAATGGTCCCTCTGGGACTCTGTCTAGTGTCTCACCCACAAACTGCTGAGCTTTACAACTGTCTCTGTCTCCCTCACTTTTTGCTTGGATTGAGAGGGTCAGGGCTGATGGTGGATAATACGAATATTCCAGTAACTTGAATTctccttaaaaagaaatttctaaaaACAGCATCCCTGCAATGggttttcatttcacttttgttAGGACTCTCCCTCCATTCTCCTTCATCCACCATGAAGAGTTGGCACGTTATTTGTACAGAtgctgatttgattttttttttccagctgctattagtttttctttgt
This genomic window from Cygnus atratus isolate AKBS03 ecotype Queensland, Australia chromosome 18, CAtr_DNAZoo_HiC_assembly, whole genome shotgun sequence contains:
- the GPS1 gene encoding COP9 signalosome complex subunit 1 isoform X3, which codes for MQIDVDPQEDQQNAPDINYVVENPTLDLEQYASSYSGLMRIERLQFIADHCPQLRVEALKMALSFVQRTFNVDVYEEIHRKLSEATRELQNTPDAVPDSGIEPPPLDTAWVEATRKKALLKLEKLDTDLKNYKGNSIKESIRRGHDDLGDHYLDCGDLSNALKCYSRARDYCTSAKHVINMCLNVIKVSVYLQNWSHVLSYVSKAESTPEIAEQRGERDSQTQAILTKLKCAAGLAELAARKYKQAAKCFLLASFDHCDFPELLSPSNVAVYGGLCALATFDRQELQRNVISSSSFKLFLELEPQVRDIIFKFYESKYASCLKMLDEMKDNLLLDMYLAPHVRTLYTQIRNRALIQYFSPYVSADMHKMATAFNTTVAALEDELTQLILEGLINARIDSHSKILYARDVDQRSTTFEKSLLMGKEFQRRAKAMILRAAVLRNQIHVKSPPREGSQGELTPANSQSRMSTNM
- the GPS1 gene encoding COP9 signalosome complex subunit 1 isoform X1: MPLPVQVFNLQGAVEPMQIDVDPQEDQQNAPDINYVVENPTLDLEQYASSYSGLMRIERLQFIADHCPQLRVEALKMALSFVQRTFNVDVYEEIHRKLSEATRELQNTPDAVPDSGIEPPPLDTAWVEATRKKALLKLEKLDTDLKNYKGNSIKESIRRGHDDLGDHYLDCGDLSNALKCYSRARDYCTSAKHVINMCLNVIKVSVYLQNWSHVLSYVSKAESTPEIAEQRGERDSQTQAILTKLKCAAGLAELAARKYKQAAKCFLLASFDHCDFPELLSPSNVAVYGGLCALATFDRQELQRNVISSSSFKLFLELEPQVRDIIFKFYESKYASCLKMLDEMKDNLLLDMYLAPHVRTLYTQIRNRALIQYFSPYVSADMHKMATAFNTTVAALEDELTQLILEGLINARIDSHSKILYARDVDQRSTTFEKSLLMGKEFQRRAKAMILRAAVLRNQIHVKSPPREGSQGELTPANSQSRMSTNM
- the GPS1 gene encoding COP9 signalosome complex subunit 1 isoform X2; the protein is MRPYEGAVEPMQIDVDPQEDQQNAPDINYVVENPTLDLEQYASSYSGLMRIERLQFIADHCPQLRVEALKMALSFVQRTFNVDVYEEIHRKLSEATRELQNTPDAVPDSGIEPPPLDTAWVEATRKKALLKLEKLDTDLKNYKGNSIKESIRRGHDDLGDHYLDCGDLSNALKCYSRARDYCTSAKHVINMCLNVIKVSVYLQNWSHVLSYVSKAESTPEIAEQRGERDSQTQAILTKLKCAAGLAELAARKYKQAAKCFLLASFDHCDFPELLSPSNVAVYGGLCALATFDRQELQRNVISSSSFKLFLELEPQVRDIIFKFYESKYASCLKMLDEMKDNLLLDMYLAPHVRTLYTQIRNRALIQYFSPYVSADMHKMATAFNTTVAALEDELTQLILEGLINARIDSHSKILYARDVDQRSTTFEKSLLMGKEFQRRAKAMILRAAVLRNQIHVKSPPREGSQGELTPANSQSRMSTNM